Genomic DNA from Roseburia intestinalis L1-82:
TCCTGTTTTAAATGGAACTCTGTTAAAAGTCTTTTATATGCAAACGCTTCCTCGATTGGATTTAAGTTTTCTCTCTGTATATTTTCTACTAATGAAATTTCTACAACTTCCTGATCGGTAAGATTCATGATCCGGACCGGAACTTCTTTTAATCCCGCAAGTTTTGCGGCTCTCCAACGTCGTTCCCCAGCAATAATTTCATAATAATCCTTTTTATCCAATACAAGTAACGGCTGAAGCACTCCCACCTGCTTAATGGATTCTGATAAATCCACCAATGAATCCTCATCAAAGTTTTTTCTAGGCTGTTCTCTGTTTGGTTCCACTTTATTGATATTAACAAAGATTCCATCTGTCTCATTTTTTTCAGAACCAGCATTTACTTTTACCGTCTCAGTTTCTTTATTTGCATTTACTTTATTTGGAATCAATGAATCAATTCCCTGTCCCAGACCACGTTTTTTTGTTGCCATACTTTTATACATTCTTCCTTTCCATAACTTCTTTTGCTAACATGCGATAGCTTTCCGCTCCTGCTGACTTTGTATCATACATATTGATAGGCAGTCCGTGTGACGGTGCCTCTGCAAGACGGATATTTCTAGGTATTAATGTATCATAAATTTTGGTATCAAGATTTGTTCTTACGTTTTCTACAACCTGATTTGACAAATTTGTTCTTACATCATACATAGTAAACACAATACCATCAATGTGAAGTTCCGGATTTAATCTCTGCTGAACAAGATCAATGGTATGTATCAACTGACTGAGTCCTTCCAAAGCATAATATTCACACTGGATTGGAACAAGTACAGAATCTGCTGTGGTCATAGCATTAATTGTTAACATATTCAATGATGGTGGACAATCAATAATGATAAAATCATAATCATCACGAACGTAATCTACAGCATTTTTCAAAATGTATTCTTTATCTTCAATGCCTAACAATTCAATCTCCGCCCCCGCAAGATTCACATTGGACGGTATAATCTTCATTCCATCCACTACAGTATCAACCATACTTTCCTTGATAGAACATTCATCAAGCATTAATTCATATACCGTGTTTTCCAGTTCATTTTTATTTACACCTAATCCGCTTGTCATATTTCCCTGCGGATCAAGATCAATTGTTAAAACTTTTTTTCCTGCTTCAGCTAAGCAGGAAGCAAGGTTAATCGCCGTTGTTGTCTTACCTACACCGCCCTTTTGATTGGCGATTGCTATAATTCTGCTCATTATAATCCTCATTTCCTTCTTTATTGGTTTCATTATAGCACTTATATATATGCATTTCTATAAAAAAATGTTTCACGTGAAACATTTTGTGTATTTTTACTTCTAATATTTATTTCACATTTGAATAATTATATATTTTTTATTGGTTCTGGAGATTCTTTGTTTGATGCATAGCTTACTCAACATGAAATCTTCTATACTTTTATATGACAGATAAAATATCCAATAAATAATGTTTCACGTGAAACATCTGTGTATTGATTTCGTATTTAACAACTAAAATATATTTTACCTTTTATAATATTGGGTGGAATACTTTCATTTATGTATACTTTATCAGAATACTATTGTGTAATTATTCTATTTATATATAACTCTATTAGATATTATTGTGTAATTATTTTATTTATGTATACTCTATTAAAATATTAACGTGCTATAATTTTATTTTTATTTACTCTATTGAAATATTAACGTGCTATAATTTCATTTTTATTTACTCTGCTAAATATTATCGTACAATAATTTTCACCATATAAACACTGACAAAATCGAATATGCAATGTTTCACGTGAAACATTGCATATTCAATTTTATACTTATTTTAATTGGTTACATATTAAGCTTCACTCTCACGCTGCTTTCAATAAACACAATATTTTTACTTGCATCTTAATTTTATGCGTAGTCACAAATCTTGCGTATATTTTTTCCACCATATCATATTTCTATATTTTCAGTATTTTATAACTATGAATCACTTTGATATTTTACAGTTATATAATATTAATTTTACTATTTTGGTGCATATTGCTTTCCAGTAAAATCATAATATTATGCACGATGAAAAATATCGTATTCTAATTTGCATAATATGCAAAATATACCATAATCTTAAACTTTATTGATTAAATACTGTTTCTTATTTTAAGCTATTTATACCTCTCCAATATATACTTACTTGTTTTTACTTTGTAGTCATTTTATATTTTCCGTATTTTTATAATATTATTTTTTGTAATAATGTACCCCGATATAATAATTTATCATTTTATACTCTATCTCTGTTCTAATCTACTCAGCACAAAATCATTATTTTCGTTCATCTTTTAACTACCGGTTTTTTTATTTACAGAATAGAATTTTATAATCAATAGATTCTATACCTTACAGGTAAATCTTCTATTTTAGATGACACATTACACCACATTCCATAAACATATCTATTATTATAAATAAGAATATTTTTGATAAAAAAGACATAAAATAAAAAGCTGCCTGTGCCCATTTTGTCAGTCTGGCAATCAGCCTGATTCAGTGCTATTTACAGTAAATTTTTTGTAAGGTACAAATTCTACATTCATTGTTTAACTTTGATAGAAAATTAGTAAATCCTAGTTTACCCGTTTATTTACAGTGATATTTTTTCATGAATTAAATCACAAATAAGCATCAAGTCAAAGCTTAATCATTATTGCTCTTCACATTACTCCAAGATAATCTGCATCAGGAAGATCATAGCAATCTTAATATTTATTAGATTTAATTCATTGCTATCAATTTTCTTATTTTAAGACAATGGAATAAAATATACAATTCTTTGTATATTTTTCAATAATAGAATGCACGCTCTGCAAACATTCTATTATCATGAATCAAAAAAGTGTCGTTACAATGTTTCACGTGAAACATTGTAACGACACTTCAAATCATTACGTTAATTTATAATCAATTTCTTAGATGGTAATCAGGTTATTGCGAATCGCAAATACTGCTGCCTGTGTACGATCTGTTACTCCGATTTTTTTAAAGATATTAGAAACATGATTCTTCACAGTACGTTCGCTGATATTCAAATGCTCTGCAATTTCTTTATTATAAGTTCCATAAGAAAGCATCTTTAAAACTTCCAGTTCTCTTCTGGTAAGACTTTCAATCTTACTGCTATCACTATCCCGGTCAAGCATCTTGGAGTTTAAAACTGGTATTAAACTTGGCTGAATATAATCTTCTCCATTTACAACTGCTAAAATTGCTTTTTTCAATTCTGCAGACTCAGAATCTTTTAACAAATATCCATTTACTCCAATATCAACAGCCTTTAAAAGATACTCTACTTCATTGTGTACCGTTAATACCAACACCTTGACTTTCATTTTCATATCTTTCATTTTCTGAAGGACTTCCAGTCCATTCATATTTGGCATATTAATATCCAGTAATAAAATATCTGGTACAACTGTTTTTAATTTTTCAAGACAGTCTACTCCGTCACATGCTTCAGCAATAACTTCAAAATCACCTTCTAACTCCAGTAATTGTTTTAAACCTTCACGAATCATTGAATGATCATCTGCTATCATAACTTTTACTGCCATCTTTTATGTACCTCCCTATTCGGTAATCGGAACTTCAACCTGGATTTTCGTCCCCACATTTATTTTCGAATGAATGTCTATTTTTCCAGATAAAAGGTATACCCTTTCTTTCATCATAGATAAACCAAATCCTGAATTATCGGCTTTACAACTACACTCCGTTTCTTCATATACAAATCCCTTTCCATCATCCTCAATAGAAAGTATGATTGTTCCCGGTTGATAATTTAATACAACTTTTATTATGGAACAATCTGCATGGCGGATTGCGTTGCTGCATGCCTCCTGTATAATCCTTAACAATGTAATTCCAATAACAGGATTAATTTTATATGACTCACCGACTACAGAAAAATTTATCTTTTTTGTTTCACTGCTCTCTAACTTCTCTAATGCACGTTCAATGGTAACTTCCAGGCCAATATCATCAAATGACATCGGTCGCAAATTATAAATCATGTTCCGTGTATCATTGATAATGTCCCGCAGCGTCTTAGACATGATATTTAATTCCAGTTTACACCGGACTTTATCCATATCAATCAACTTACTGCATAATTCAGTTTTATGAACCAGACTCGTCAGATTCTGCACGGTTGAATCATGCAATTCCCTTGATATACGCTGCCTCTCATTTTCCTGCGTCTCCAATAACTTGAGACGCAATATATCATCACTGATATCTGAATCACTATCATTTATCTTCTGTTCTAATTCAGCGATTGCCTCATTTAATTCGTCCAACTTTGCAATGCAGGATACATATTCTTTTTTTTTGGTATCTAACTGTTCCTGTAAAAGCTTCTGCTGATCTTCTAAATGCTGGATCTGTTCTCTGCCCTTCGGATTAACATCCCTTGGACTAAATGATTCATAATTTGAATCATTTTCCTCTTTTAAAAGCTTTATAAATGCCTTATTTTCCTTAATCTGCAATTCCAGTGCCTCGACTGACTTATGAATCTCTTCTTTATTCGACATCAGCTCCGACTGAAATTTTTTTAAATACTCACTTATCATATACTTCCTTCGAACATACGTTTTATATTACATAAATAATAGACCATTTTTATTTTATACTAAATTTACATTATTGAAAAGATAAAATATAAAATTTATTTGTATAAGAAGACAAAAGCGGCTATAATATTATTATAAAAAAACGCCTGTTATTTGGCAGATATGGAGGCATTTATGAATAAAAGTATGAAAAAAAACATCAGACACTTTTTTCTGTTAACTGCATTTGCCGCCGGAACCATCCATTTAGTAAATCGTTTCATTGATTTTACAGCTTCAATGAAAAATATATTAAAGACGGAAAATGGTAATTTTTTTGATTGGAAGAATGGCAAAATATATTACACAAGACGTGGTTCCGGGACACCTGTTTTATTAATACATGATCTTAGTCCACTCAGTTCTTCTTATGAGTGGTGCCGTTATGCAAAGAAACTTGAAAAACAGCATACGGTATATACGATCGACCTCTTAGGCTGTGGACGTTCCGAGAAACCTTATCTGACCTACACCAACTATTTATATGTTCAGCTTATTACAGATTTTGTAAAAGAAGTTATCAAAGATGCCCCGACTGCAATTGCAACCGGTTCTTCTATTTCCTTTGTAACGTTGGCAGAAAACATGAATAATCATCTGTTCCATAAGATCATTGCGATCAATCCGCCAATGCCGGAAAAATTCAACCGCACACCGAGTAACTCTTCTACTTTAAAGAAGGCATTACTGGAAGTTCCTATTCTTGGAACATTTATTTACAATGTAAAAACACATGAAAAAAATATCCAGAAATTATTTTATACAGAATATTTTAACAAACCGCAGCTTGCCTCTTCTAAAATGTTAGATGCTTACTACGAAGCTTCCCACATGAATGGCAGCCACGGAAAATATTTAATGGCAAGCATTGAAGGCCAGTACATGGATAACTGTATTTTACATGCACTCAAGAAACTTTCCATCCCTTTCTATGTTGTGGAAAGCAGAAGTAATCCGGATTCCGTTCAGATCGTAACAAGCTATGCAAAGCAAAGTTCCATGATTGAAACTGCCTATATTTCCAATGTAAAACATCTTCCTCAGTTAGAGGCACCGGATAAATTGGCAGAAGTGATTCGTATGCTTTTCGAACGTGAAGAAAAATAATACATGAATATACAAAAAAGTGACTGTCGGAATTTTTCACAGTCACTTTTTTGATCAATAACACGATGCTTTCACGCAAAGTGTTTTTCTATTTATGACACTTTATTTTCTTACAAAATGTTTTTCTATTTATGACACTTTATTTTTTTACAAAATGTCTTTCTTTTACCCTTATTATTTTAGTGTAACGGCTCCTTTGTCGGAGTGCCGGCTTTCCTCGGATATGCTTTCGGTGTATGTTTTTCCTTATCGATCACAACAAAAGATCGTTTCTGCTCATACAGATCAAATTTATACACATCCGTCACTTTTCCACCCAGAACGAAAACAGCTTTTTTTGCCTCTGCTACTTCTTCCTCAATACTGCCGGACTTATAGGAAATAAATTTTCCTCCAACCTTCACAAATGGGATGCAGTATTCACTGAGTGAAGAAAGATTTGCAACCGCGCGGGAAACGCATACATCAAACTGTTCTCTGTAATCTTTATTTCTTCCCAGTTCTTCTGCTCTTGCATGAACGGCAGTAATATCTTTCAGTTCCAGTTCATCAATCACCTGGTTTAAAAACTTAATCCTTTTGTTTAAGGAATCGGCAAGCACTAACTCTAAATTTGGAAATGCAATCTTAAGTGGGATTCCCGGAAATCCTGCCCCGGTTCCAAGATCTAAAATTTTAGCATCAATTTTTAGATCATATACACGGCACAAAGAAAGACTGTCTAAAAAATGTTTTTCTACCACCTCATCAAATTCCGTGATGGCGGTCAGATTCATTACCTTATTCGTTTCTACCAGAAGTTCATAGTACTTAAGGAACTGACTGATCTGTTTCTCGTTCAACTCGATCTGAAGTTCTTTTAATCCATCTTTAAACTGTTCCAGATTATAACTCATTCTGATCTCCATTCTCTCTTAGTATGCATATCCAACACTCATATCTCGATATACTTTTTTCTTTTATAAAATACCATTGCCGTTACAGATATGTTTCGTCTTTCTATCATTCTGCAGACTCTTTCTCATGATATTTCATCTGCTCCATATACACAAGTAACACTGACACATCCGCCGGTGATACTCCCGAAATACGGGATGCCTGTCCGATGGAAGTCGGTGAATAGGTCTTTAATTTCTGACGTGCCTCAATACGCAGACTCGGTACATCATCATAGTTAAAGTTTTCCGGAATCTTTTTCTTTTCCAGTTTTTTAAAGCTCTCGACCTGTTTCATCTGACGCTTAATGTAGCCATCATATTTGATGCTGATGTTTACCTGCTCGGCAACTTCTGCCGGAAGATCCGGTCGCTCCGGATCAATCGGTGCAAGTTTATCATAATCCAGTTCCGGTCTGCGGATCAGTTCTGTTAAAAATGTTCCAGTGTTCAGAGGAATACTATCGTAACTTTCCAGTAATTCCTGTACTTTTTTATTTGCGCCGATCTTTACTTTCGCCACTCGCTCGATTTCCTGTGCAATCAGTTCTTCCTTTTTACATACCCAGTCATAACGCTCTTTTGAAATCAGGCCAATTTCATAACCTTTTTTCGTCAGGCGCAGATCTGCATTATCCTGTCTCAACAGCAGACGATACTCCGCACGCGAAGTCATCATCCGGTATGGCTCATGATTTTCTTTGGTCACAAGATCATCAATCAGCACTCCAATATAAGCCTCCGAGCGGTCTAAAACCAGTGGTTCTTTTTCTAAAATGCTCATAGCCGCATTGATACCTGCAATCAGTCCCTGGCATGCTGCTTCCTCATAGCCGCTGCTTCCGTTAAACTGTCCACCGGAAAAAAGTCCTTTAATCTTTTTAAATTCCAATGATGCATAAAGCTGGTCTGGGTTAATGCAGTCATACTCAATTGCATATGCATTTCGCACGATTTTTACATGCTCCATTCCAGGCAACGTACGGTACATCTCATGCTGCACATCCTCCGGCAGAGAAGATGACATACCACCGACATACATCTCATTGGTATTGATTCCTTCCGGCTCAATAAAAATCTGATGACGGTCTTTGTCTGCAAATTTTACCACTTTATCCTCAATCGACGGGCAGTAACGCGGACCGGTTCCCTCAATAATTCCAGCATAAATCGGGGAACGATCCAGATTTGCACGGATGATCTCATGCGTCTTTGGATTCGTATACGTCAGCCAGCAGGAAACCTGATCAATCTGCACATCCTCCGGATTTGTCGTAAAAGAAAACGGAACTACCCTCTCATCCCCTTTTTGCTCCTGCATTTTTGAAAAATCCAGAGAACGCTTATCCACTCTCGCAGGTGTTCCCGTCTTAAAACGGAACATCTCGATTCCATGTGCTTTCAAGGAATCCGTGAGATGATTTGCTGCCATCAGACCATTCGGTCCGGTATAAGTAATCATCTCTCCGGTCAGACAACGCGCTCTCAAATAAGTTCCCGTACAGAGCACAATTGCCTTACAATGATAAACTCCACCGGAAACAGTCTTTACCCCGGTAATTTTCTGAAGCTCACCATTAATCTCAACCATCTGTCCATCTTTTTTTTCTACAGCAGCTGTTTCTCCATCAGCAGAATTTGCCGGAACTGTAATGATCTCCGCCACTTCCGCCTGCCGGATTGTAAGATGCTCTGTGTTCTGAAGCGTTTTCCGCATTTCCATGCTGTAATTCACTTTATCTGCCTGTGCACGCAGAGAATGTACCGCCGGCCCCTTGGACTTATTTAACATCTTCGACTGTATAAACGTCTTGTCAATGTTGATACCCATCTGTCCGCCGAGTGCATCGATTTCTCTTACAAGATGGCCTTTTGAACTTCCTCCAATATTCGGATTACAAGGCATCATCGCAATACTGTCCACGCTGACCGTAAAAATAATTGTTTCCAGTCCAAGCCTTGCACATGCCAGTGCCGCCTCACATCCTGCGTGCCCAGCACCCACAACTACCACATCATAATTTTCTTCAATCGCAGGCATCTTTTATCCTTCTTTCTAAAATACTTAAACCATATATTTTTTCTGCCAATTATTTTCCCATACAGAATTTACTAAATATCTCATTCACCAGATCATCTTCGACTGCCTCACCAACGATACTTCCCAGTTCTTCATACGCATTCATCAGATCAATGGAATAAAAATCTTCCGGCATTCCGTCTAAGATACTCTGCACCACTAAATTTAAACTATTCCGTGCTTCCTGTAAAGCGGTTTTATGGCGAATGTTTGTGATATACACCTCATCATTAAATGTAACCTCTCCAGTGAAAAACATCTCACGGATTGTCTCCTCAAGTTCCTCAATGCCAGTCTGTTCTTTGGCAGAGATTGCAATCATTTTTTTATCCAGATGTTTCCTGATTGATTCGCTGTCGGTAACCGGTGTAAGATCTGACTTATTCAAAAGAACAATCGCTTTTCTGTCCTTTAAGAGTTCCATGATTTCAAAATCATTTTCATCCAACTGTGTCGATGTATCCACAACATAAATTGCCAGATCTGCCTCATTTAAATATTTTTTTGCACGATCCACGCCGATCTTTTCCACAACATCGTCCGTCTCACGGATTCCCGCTGTATCGATCACATTTAAAATGATTCCATTTAAGTTGATCTGTTCTTCCAGTACATCCCTCGTGGTACCAGCAATATCTGTAACGATAGCACGCTCCTCTCCCACGAGCGTATTTAAAAGAGATGATTTTCCGGCATTCGGTTTTCCAATAATGACGGTAGAAATACCCTCTTTTAAAATTTTTCCATTGTCACTGTTTGCAAGAAGCTTTTGAATCTCTTTCTGCGCTTCTTCCACAATTCCATGAAGTGTTTCCGGATATCCATCTAAACTGATGTGCTCCGGGTCATCTAATGCAGACTCAATAAATGCGATCTCATGCAGCAATTTTTCACGGACTTTCCTTACTGCAGCCGAAAGTGAACCGGAAAGCTGTTGTTCTGAACTCTTTAATGCAAATTCATTTTTCGCATGAATAATATCTATGACAGACTCTGCCTGTGCAAGATCGATCCGTCCATTTAAAAATGCCCGTTTTGTAAACTCTCCCGGCTCTGCCGGACGCGCACCATATTTGATTACTGTCTCAAGCACCCGTTTCATGACATACACACCACCGTGACAGTCAATTTCCACGGTATCCTCTTTGGTGTAACTTTTTGGTGCCCGCATCAGTACAACCATAACTTCATCGATCACTTCATCCACATCTTTGATATGACCATAATGAATCGTATGTGTCGGCATATCAGATAATTTTTTTCCGTTTTTCATTGAAAAAATACGGTCGACAATCCCGACTGCCTCATCTCCACTGATTCTTATTATACCAATTCCTGAACTTGACATAGCTGTTGCAATCGCAGCAATCGTATCTGTTCGCATAATACCTCATTTCCATATACAAAAAAATTCGTGGACGTTTTCTTTATCCGCCACGAATTTTTCTGTGTCATTCATCACACACGGATGAAAACCGGTTTACTGTCTCTTTAATGTTACAACAACATGACGATAAGGTTCGTCTCCTTCACTGTGTGTTGTTACGAATTTGTCATTCTGCAAGGTAGAATGAATCACTCTTCTTTCATAAGGATTCATCGGCTCTAAAGAAACCGGACGTTTTGTTCTCTTTACCTTGTATGCAATATTCTTTGCAAGATTCTCTAATGTTTCTCTTCTTCTCTTACGATAATCTTCGGTATCGATTTTTACTTTTACAAAACTTTCTGCATTTTTATTAACAGCAAGGTTTGTCAGGTACTGAAGGGAATCTAAGGTCTGTCCTCTTTTTCCGATCAAAACGCCCATGTCATCACCTTTTAAATCAACATTGATCACATTACTGTTTTCTTCTGCAGTCATAACGATCTCAACCTTTAAGTCCATCGCTTCAAATACTTTATTTAAGAAATCCTTGATATCATCATTCACAGAATATTTCTTACGTACTTTGATCACCGCATCTTTTCTTCCGATGCCAAGGAAACCGTTATTTCCTTTTTCGACGATCTCATATTCGATTCTGTCACTGGTTGTCCCCAGTTTTACCAGTGCTTCTGTGATTGCTTCATCGACTGTTTTTGCTGAAATTTCAATATATTCCATTCCAAACCCCTATCCTTTCTTATTATTTTCTGCTGTTTTTCTCATTAAAATCGCGGACCATGTTTGCTTTTGCGGCCATACTTCCGGCTTTTGCCTTTGATTTTGCGGCATTTGCTTTCTCTAATTCAAGCTCGCGCTGTGCCTCACTCATGTTAGACTTCTTCTCTTCTTTTTTCGGTTCATCAATTTTTCTTGTATTGATCTTAGCAGCATTGGAAATCTGATTTTCAGCGATTCCCATTTTTTCACGTTTCTTCTTTGCCTTTTCCTGATTCTTCTTAATAATATCCTCAAGATTGATTTTCTCAAAATGTTTATTTAAGAAAAACTGCTGAACGCTTCGTACTACGGCACCGGCAATCCAGTAAATACCAAGACCTACAGGAACGGTAAAACACATTACAAATGAAAAGATCGGCATAGTGCGGTTCATCATTTTCATCTGCTGTGCAGCCATATCATTATCGCTATTTCCGTTAGACGGAGCAGCCTGCGGCATCAGCTTAATGTTAAGTACCTGGGTCAGATAAGAAATAACCGGTACAAGAAGTGCTAATACTACAAACAGGAAGTTATGTGACGCAAAGTTCGTCGTCATGACCTGCCATGGTGTATCTGAAATATTCAGTCCCAGAAAGTTGTTTACATGTGAAACTGTATCATAAGTCGCATTGATGGTATCCGTCAAAGAAGGAAATGCACTCTTTAAGTTTTCCCATCCCGCTGAATTCATTTTGTATAAAACATCAACAATAGAGTTCGAAAGAGCAGTCGGATCTGACACTGTAAAATCTGCTGCCGGTGTTGTCATAACTCTTAAATCTGTAACGAGCTGAGTCATCTTATCCTGATAACCGCTTGTTGCCATAATTCCATCAACCAGCGTAGAGAAATTGTTCTTTACACCGGATACATATGCCGGAACATTTAAAAATACACGGTAAAGAGCAAACAACAATGGCATCTGGATCAGCATCTGCACACAGCTTCCCATCATGGAAACACCGTATTTTTCATATACTGCCTGTGTTTCTTCCTGCATTGCCATCATGGATGCCTGATCTTTTTTTCCGTTATATTTTTTCTGGATCGCCTGAAGTTCAGGCTGCATCTTCTGTGATAACTTTGAAAATTTCTGCTGTTTGTAAGTTAACGGGAACAAAATAGCGTAGATCACGATAGTAAAGATAATGATGGAAAGACCAACATTCTCAATACCGATCATTGACATCAACGCATAAATACCATTCATTACCCAGCCAAGTACTTTGGCGATCGGTCCTAAAATAGCACCATTGTATGCTGTTAATAACATATCTGACACTTGTAAATACCTCCACTATGGAACTGGATCATATCCACCTTTTGAAAAAGGATTACATCTTAAGATTCTCCATAAAGCAAGTGCTCCCCCTTTTAGAGCTCCGTACTTTTCAACTGCCTCCAACCCATATAAAGAACAGGTCGGGCAATATGGACACTTGGTCGTTTTCATCGGAGAAAGATATTTTCTATAAAACTTAATTAAAGCAATTAATATTTTTTTCAAAATGATTCCATCTTCTTTTTTCTGCAATTAACGATTGATTACTTTGTGAAGACCTCCAAGATGCAGCAGGGCACTCTCTGTTTCATGATAACTGATATCGCGCGCTGTACTTCTTGCGATGACTACAATGTCCAAACCATTATTGAACATGTCTTCATGTAGTCTGTAACTCTCCCGGATCAGCCGGGTCAGATGATGTCTGATAACACTGTTTCCAACTTTTTTACTGACGGATATGCCAAGACGATTTCCTTCTGTATGATTTTCCAGAACATACATTACCAGATAACGGTTCGCATAGGATTTTCCCTGCCTGTACACTTTCTGGAAATCACTGTTCTTTTTTAATGATTCCGAAAACTTCATCCTAGTATGCCCTTTCTGATTATTTACCTAAGGCACCAACTACCTTCTGTCTGTTTGAAGGTCTCTGCTTACTTTACCCATAAAATATCTTTGAATGAACAAATAGGTGGTACAAAATGCACCACCTCATTATTCATCCATTCTTCTTAAGGAAAGAAAAGACCACAAAAATGTGGCCTATGCTGATAATTTCTTTCTTCCTTTTAATCTTCTAGCAGCCAATACTTTTCTTCCGCCTGCTGTGCTCATTCTGCTTCTGAAGCCATGAACTTTTGATCTCTGTCTTTTCTTCGGCTGAAATGTCATCTTCATGTTATATCCACCTCCTCTGCCTGGCATTCACCATCATCCTGAAATGACGATGCGATAGAAAACGTCCTAAGACGCATATTCTCAGTTAAAAAACATCATTCTCAATTA
This window encodes:
- a CDS encoding ParB/RepB/Spo0J family partition protein; amino-acid sequence: MATKKRGLGQGIDSLIPNKVNANKETETVKVNAGSEKNETDGIFVNINKVEPNREQPRKNFDEDSLVDLSESIKQVGVLQPLLVLDKKDYYEIIAGERRWRAAKLAGLKEVPVRIMNLTDQEVVEISLVENIQRENLNPIEEAFAYKRLLTEFHLKQDEVAERVSKSRTAVTNSMRLLKLDERVQQMVIDDMITTGHARALLGIEDAEKQFATAQKIFDENLSVRETEKLVKKIQNNKDIPVEKKKVSDPAMEAIYHDLEEKMKSILGTKVAINKKDDQKGKIEIEYYSMDELDRIIDLIRTIA
- a CDS encoding ParA family protein produces the protein MSRIIAIANQKGGVGKTTTAINLASCLAEAGKKVLTIDLDPQGNMTSGLGVNKNELENTVYELMLDECSIKESMVDTVVDGMKIIPSNVNLAGAEIELLGIEDKEYILKNAVDYVRDDYDFIIIDCPPSLNMLTINAMTTADSVLVPIQCEYYALEGLSQLIHTIDLVQQRLNPELHIDGIVFTMYDVRTNLSNQVVENVRTNLDTKIYDTLIPRNIRLAEAPSHGLPINMYDTKSAGAESYRMLAKEVMERKNV
- a CDS encoding response regulator, translating into MAVKVMIADDHSMIREGLKQLLELEGDFEVIAEACDGVDCLEKLKTVVPDILLLDINMPNMNGLEVLQKMKDMKMKVKVLVLTVHNEVEYLLKAVDIGVNGYLLKDSESAELKKAILAVVNGEDYIQPSLIPVLNSKMLDRDSDSSKIESLTRRELEVLKMLSYGTYNKEIAEHLNISERTVKNHVSNIFKKIGVTDRTQAAVFAIRNNLITI
- a CDS encoding sensor histidine kinase, which produces MISEYLKKFQSELMSNKEEIHKSVEALELQIKENKAFIKLLKEENDSNYESFSPRDVNPKGREQIQHLEDQQKLLQEQLDTKKKEYVSCIAKLDELNEAIAELEQKINDSDSDISDDILRLKLLETQENERQRISRELHDSTVQNLTSLVHKTELCSKLIDMDKVRCKLELNIMSKTLRDIINDTRNMIYNLRPMSFDDIGLEVTIERALEKLESSETKKINFSVVGESYKINPVIGITLLRIIQEACSNAIRHADCSIIKVVLNYQPGTIILSIEDDGKGFVYEETECSCKADNSGFGLSMMKERVYLLSGKIDIHSKINVGTKIQVEVPITE
- a CDS encoding alpha/beta fold hydrolase, which encodes MNKSMKKNIRHFFLLTAFAAGTIHLVNRFIDFTASMKNILKTENGNFFDWKNGKIYYTRRGSGTPVLLIHDLSPLSSSYEWCRYAKKLEKQHTVYTIDLLGCGRSEKPYLTYTNYLYVQLITDFVKEVIKDAPTAIATGSSISFVTLAENMNNHLFHKIIAINPPMPEKFNRTPSNSSTLKKALLEVPILGTFIYNVKTHEKNIQKLFYTEYFNKPQLASSKMLDAYYEASHMNGSHGKYLMASIEGQYMDNCILHALKKLSIPFYVVESRSNPDSVQIVTSYAKQSSMIETAYISNVKHLPQLEAPDKLAEVIRMLFEREEK
- the rsmG gene encoding 16S rRNA (guanine(527)-N(7))-methyltransferase RsmG yields the protein MSYNLEQFKDGLKELQIELNEKQISQFLKYYELLVETNKVMNLTAITEFDEVVEKHFLDSLSLCRVYDLKIDAKILDLGTGAGFPGIPLKIAFPNLELVLADSLNKRIKFLNQVIDELELKDITAVHARAEELGRNKDYREQFDVCVSRAVANLSSLSEYCIPFVKVGGKFISYKSGSIEEEVAEAKKAVFVLGGKVTDVYKFDLYEQKRSFVVIDKEKHTPKAYPRKAGTPTKEPLH
- the mnmG gene encoding tRNA uridine-5-carboxymethylaminomethyl(34) synthesis enzyme MnmG, which translates into the protein MPAIEENYDVVVVGAGHAGCEAALACARLGLETIIFTVSVDSIAMMPCNPNIGGSSKGHLVREIDALGGQMGINIDKTFIQSKMLNKSKGPAVHSLRAQADKVNYSMEMRKTLQNTEHLTIRQAEVAEIITVPANSADGETAAVEKKDGQMVEINGELQKITGVKTVSGGVYHCKAIVLCTGTYLRARCLTGEMITYTGPNGLMAANHLTDSLKAHGIEMFRFKTGTPARVDKRSLDFSKMQEQKGDERVVPFSFTTNPEDVQIDQVSCWLTYTNPKTHEIIRANLDRSPIYAGIIEGTGPRYCPSIEDKVVKFADKDRHQIFIEPEGINTNEMYVGGMSSSLPEDVQHEMYRTLPGMEHVKIVRNAYAIEYDCINPDQLYASLEFKKIKGLFSGGQFNGSSGYEEAACQGLIAGINAAMSILEKEPLVLDRSEAYIGVLIDDLVTKENHEPYRMMTSRAEYRLLLRQDNADLRLTKKGYEIGLISKERYDWVCKKEELIAQEIERVAKVKIGANKKVQELLESYDSIPLNTGTFLTELIRRPELDYDKLAPIDPERPDLPAEVAEQVNISIKYDGYIKRQMKQVESFKKLEKKKIPENFNYDDVPSLRIEARQKLKTYSPTSIGQASRISGVSPADVSVLLVYMEQMKYHEKESAE